From a single Candidatus Brevundimonas phytovorans genomic region:
- the phoB gene encoding phosphate regulon transcriptional regulator PhoB: protein MQPYILVMEDEDALATLLQYNLEKEGYDVTVAADGEEGLLQVDERLPDLVLLDWMLPKLSGIEVCRRLRGRAETRNLPIIMLTARGEESDRVRGLDTGADDYMTKPFSMTELTARIRAVLRRIRPGLADDRINHADIVIDRVAHRVRRAGKEIHLGPTEFRLLDHLMKHPGRVFSREQLLDAVWGSDVYVEARTVDVHVGRLRKALNVEGTVNPIRTVRSAGYSLDLNS from the coding sequence GTGCAACCCTATATTCTGGTGATGGAAGACGAGGACGCCCTGGCCACCCTGCTCCAGTACAATCTGGAGAAGGAAGGCTATGACGTGACCGTGGCGGCGGACGGGGAGGAGGGCCTGCTTCAAGTCGATGAGCGCCTGCCCGATCTGGTGCTGCTGGACTGGATGCTGCCCAAGCTGTCGGGCATCGAGGTCTGCCGCCGTCTGCGCGGCCGGGCCGAGACCCGCAACCTGCCGATCATCATGCTGACGGCGCGCGGCGAGGAGTCAGACCGTGTGCGCGGCCTGGACACCGGCGCCGACGACTACATGACCAAGCCCTTCTCGATGACGGAACTGACCGCGCGCATCCGCGCCGTCCTGCGCCGCATTCGTCCGGGGCTGGCCGACGACCGCATCAACCACGCCGACATCGTCATCGACCGGGTGGCCCACCGCGTGCGTCGTGCGGGCAAGGAAATCCATCTCGGCCCGACCGAGTTCCGCCTGCTGGATCATCTGATGAAGCATCCGGGCCGGGTCTTCAGCCGTGAACAGTTGCTGGACGCCGTCTGGGGCTCGGACGTCTATGTCGAGGCCCGCACCGTCGACGTCCACGTCGGCCGTCTGCGCAAGGCCCTGAACGTCGAGGGTACGGTCAACCCGAT
- the phoU gene encoding phosphate signaling complex protein PhoU: MNQHTVKAYGDELNQLTAEVVRMGGLAEAQVADAIESVARRDVALAKAVVDRDNRLDALHRDIEKKSIRLIALRQPVASDLRRTLGAMKLASDLERTGDLAKNIAKRALILAEGEPMQVLTRSIERMGRLVSTRLRDVLDAYTASELERALSVWSTDDEVDEHYNALFRELLTYMMGDPRTITACTHLLFMAKNLERIGDHATNIAETVHYEITGEDILGERPKAVPGPGEEQTSTPHISTPPSDLTDD, from the coding sequence GCTGACGGCGGAAGTCGTCCGCATGGGCGGTCTGGCCGAGGCCCAGGTGGCGGACGCCATCGAATCCGTCGCCCGGCGCGACGTGGCCCTGGCCAAGGCGGTGGTCGATCGCGACAACCGCCTGGACGCCCTGCACCGCGACATCGAGAAGAAGTCCATCCGCCTGATCGCCCTGCGTCAGCCCGTGGCCTCGGACCTGCGCCGCACCCTGGGGGCCATGAAGCTGGCCTCCGATCTGGAACGCACCGGCGACCTGGCCAAGAACATCGCCAAGCGGGCGCTGATCCTGGCCGAGGGCGAGCCGATGCAGGTGCTGACCCGCTCGATCGAGCGCATGGGCCGGCTGGTCTCGACCCGCCTGCGCGACGTGCTGGACGCCTATACGGCCTCAGAGCTTGAACGCGCCCTGTCGGTGTGGAGCACCGATGACGAGGTGGACGAGCACTACAACGCCCTGTTCCGCGAGCTGCTGACCTACATGATGGGCGACCCGCGCACGATCACGGCCTGCACCCACCTGCTGTTCATGGCCAAGAACCTGGAGCGGATCGGCGACCACGCGACCAATATCGCCGAGACCGTCCACTATGAGATCACCGGCGAGGACATCCTGGGCGAACGGCCCAAGGCCGTCCCCGGCCCGGGCGAGGAACAGACCTCCACGCCGCATATCTCGACCCCGCCGTCCGATCTGACGGACGATTGA